A region from the Mycolicibacterium phlei genome encodes:
- a CDS encoding alpha/beta hydrolase produces the protein MSAIDAFYRVWADARQTFGNGTPQRGETYDKSAQLTTFARTLDQAAPGQRWTGAAAGAYAGANTEHQQVFSRLAELDRQVATHVAASAEVVAAGRRNLDALRDWVTAAAGSVPPGRLRDVMLTQIANKGLAELSEVVRRSNAESNTIAESLRRLGPQFDALGSEQRFGGKESGGDEQTDRDDKDDTAEDDGPKKTDMSSGDIEAIDQANRELLAEMRAEYEQLPDGQVETDRLNDIAAIERALEVPGSHLVYLEKPDDPSQMVPAATSVGDPFTADHVSVTVPGVGSSTRDSIHNMTGEAAELRNEALDIADAVGTNTSVATVAWVGYQPPLNMGQGSVLNDDLAQAGASNLTSFLADLDAASHNPNQTTALFGHSYGSLTSGIALKEGASEFVDNAVLYGSPGFQATKPADLGMTDDNFFVMAAPDDLINQIGALAPLHGWGSDPNEILRNSDGSLRFRFQHLETSAGLTPIEGYEAKTGASGHSDYPRDAGERMTGYNLAAILLNRPDLAVKETPYGWH, from the coding sequence GTGAGCGCGATCGACGCGTTCTACCGGGTCTGGGCTGACGCCCGGCAGACCTTCGGCAACGGGACGCCGCAGCGCGGCGAGACCTACGACAAGAGCGCACAGCTGACGACCTTCGCGCGCACCCTCGATCAGGCCGCCCCCGGGCAGCGGTGGACGGGCGCCGCCGCCGGTGCGTACGCCGGAGCCAACACCGAACACCAGCAGGTGTTCAGCCGGCTCGCCGAACTCGACCGTCAGGTCGCCACGCACGTCGCCGCGTCGGCGGAGGTGGTCGCCGCCGGACGCCGCAACCTCGACGCGCTCCGCGACTGGGTCACCGCCGCCGCCGGCAGCGTCCCGCCCGGCAGGCTGCGCGACGTCATGCTCACGCAGATCGCCAACAAGGGGCTGGCCGAACTCAGCGAGGTCGTCCGCCGCTCCAACGCCGAGTCCAACACCATCGCCGAGAGCCTGCGCAGGCTGGGCCCGCAGTTCGACGCGCTCGGGTCGGAGCAGCGCTTCGGCGGCAAGGAGTCCGGCGGCGACGAGCAGACCGACCGGGACGACAAGGACGACACGGCCGAAGACGACGGGCCGAAGAAGACCGACATGTCCTCCGGTGACATCGAGGCCATCGACCAGGCCAACCGCGAACTGCTGGCGGAGATGCGGGCCGAATACGAACAGCTGCCGGACGGACAGGTCGAGACGGACCGTCTCAACGACATCGCGGCCATCGAGCGTGCGCTTGAGGTGCCGGGCTCGCATCTGGTGTACCTGGAGAAGCCCGACGATCCGTCGCAGATGGTGCCGGCGGCCACCTCCGTCGGGGATCCGTTCACCGCCGACCATGTGTCGGTGACGGTCCCGGGAGTCGGGAGCTCGACCCGCGACAGCATCCACAACATGACCGGCGAGGCGGCGGAGTTGAGGAACGAGGCCCTCGACATCGCCGACGCCGTCGGGACGAACACCAGCGTCGCGACGGTGGCCTGGGTGGGCTATCAACCCCCGCTCAACATGGGCCAGGGCTCCGTGCTCAACGACGACCTCGCTCAGGCCGGCGCGTCGAACCTGACCTCCTTCCTGGCCGATCTGGACGCGGCGTCGCACAATCCGAACCAGACCACGGCCCTGTTCGGGCACTCGTACGGATCGTTGACCTCCGGTATCGCGCTGAAGGAAGGTGCGAGCGAGTTCGTCGACAACGCGGTGCTGTACGGCTCGCCGGGTTTCCAGGCGACCAAACCCGCCGACCTCGGGATGACCGACGACAACTTCTTCGTGATGGCCGCACCCGACGACTTGATCAACCAGATCGGTGCGCTGGCACCGTTGCACGGGTGGGGATCCGATCCGAACGAGATCCTGCGGAACAGCGACGGGTCGCTGCGGTTCCGCTTCCAGCATCTGGAGACCAGCGCCGGGCTGACCCCGATCGAGGGGTACGAGGCGAAGACGGGTGCCTCCGGACACTCCGACTACCCGCGTGACGCCGGGGAGCGCATGACGGGCTACAACCTGGCGGCGATCCTGTTGAACCGGCCCGACCTCGCAGTGAAGGAGACCCCGTACGGATGGCACTGA
- a CDS encoding LppA family lipoprotein, with product MALNRRHRWRLPAGLAVCAIVLGGCFMLEEPSQSTPPTDEETIALIDSMRDKGSYEDARERLNTSARAIAEQIVAAVPGQSWQFSDDPNVQEVKRNGLPCKDLRLTGSVALRPTADTVAFGRTFTSEEFAVAADIVRREAAKYGVTDESSLFDEQSRRDYAVQGNGYEFQLMQINRARLNITGDCFLMQRVLDLPPGQLPPKPPLTTTSR from the coding sequence ATGGCACTGAACCGGCGCCACAGGTGGCGACTGCCGGCCGGACTCGCGGTCTGCGCAATAGTGTTAGGTGGTTGTTTCATGCTCGAAGAACCCTCTCAGTCAACACCTCCCACCGACGAGGAGACGATCGCGCTCATCGACAGCATGCGCGACAAGGGCTCCTACGAGGACGCCCGCGAGCGGCTCAACACCTCCGCCCGGGCGATCGCCGAGCAGATCGTCGCCGCCGTGCCCGGACAGAGCTGGCAGTTCTCCGACGATCCCAATGTTCAGGAGGTGAAACGGAACGGGTTGCCCTGCAAGGATCTCCGGCTCACCGGCAGTGTCGCGCTTCGGCCGACCGCCGACACGGTGGCGTTCGGCAGGACGTTCACGTCCGAGGAGTTCGCCGTCGCCGCGGACATCGTTCGCCGGGAGGCCGCCAAGTACGGTGTCACCGACGAGTCCTCGCTGTTCGACGAACAGTCTCGCCGCGATTACGCCGTGCAGGGCAACGGCTACGAGTTCCAACTCATGCAGATCAACCGTGCCCGCCTGAACATCACCGGCGACTGCTTCCTGATGCAGCGCGTGCTGGACCTGCCGCCGGGACAGCTGCCGCCCAAACCGCCCTTGACCACCACAAGCCGGTGA
- the dnaB gene encoding replicative DNA helicase — protein MAVVDDLGHSAGMEPPPSEEFGRQPPQDQAAEQAVLGGMLLSKDAIADVLERLRPGDFYRPAHQNIYDAILDLYGRGEPADAVTVAAELDRRGLLRRIGGAPYLHTLISTVPTAANAGYYAGIVAEKALLRRLVEAGTRVVQYGYAGADGADVSDIVDRAQAEIYDVTERRAKEDFVILEELLQPTMDEIDAIASQGGLARGVPTGFHELDEVTNGLHPGQMIIIAARPGVGKSTLGLDFMRSCSIKHRMPSVIFSLEMSKSEIVMRLLSAEAKIKLADMRSGRMSDDDWTRLARRMSEISEAPLYIDDSPNLTMMEIRAKARRLAQKSGLRLIVVDYMQLMTSGKKYESRQQEVSDFSRSLKLMAKELDVPVIAISQLNRGPEQRTDKRPQVSDLRESGSLEQDADMVILLHRPDAFERDDPRGGEADLILGKHRNGPTKTITVAHQLHYSRFANMAKQ, from the coding sequence GTGGCTGTCGTGGATGACCTCGGTCACAGCGCGGGCATGGAGCCGCCGCCGAGCGAGGAGTTCGGCAGGCAGCCGCCGCAGGACCAGGCCGCCGAGCAGGCGGTGTTGGGCGGCATGTTGTTGAGCAAGGACGCGATCGCCGACGTGCTCGAGCGGCTGCGCCCGGGGGACTTCTACCGTCCCGCGCACCAGAACATCTACGACGCCATCCTCGACCTCTACGGGCGCGGGGAGCCGGCCGACGCGGTGACGGTGGCCGCCGAGCTGGACCGCCGCGGGCTGCTGCGCCGCATCGGCGGGGCGCCGTATCTGCACACCCTGATCTCCACGGTGCCGACGGCGGCCAACGCCGGTTACTACGCGGGCATCGTCGCCGAGAAGGCGCTGCTGCGCCGGCTCGTGGAGGCGGGCACCCGGGTGGTGCAGTACGGCTACGCGGGCGCCGACGGCGCCGATGTCAGCGACATCGTGGACCGGGCGCAGGCGGAGATCTACGACGTCACCGAGCGGCGCGCCAAAGAGGACTTCGTGATCCTCGAGGAGCTGCTGCAGCCGACGATGGACGAGATCGACGCGATCGCCTCGCAGGGCGGTCTCGCGCGCGGTGTGCCGACGGGCTTCCACGAGCTCGACGAGGTGACCAACGGTCTGCACCCGGGCCAGATGATCATCATCGCGGCCCGACCCGGTGTCGGTAAGTCGACGCTGGGGCTGGACTTCATGCGGTCGTGCTCGATCAAACACCGCATGCCCAGCGTCATCTTCTCGCTGGAGATGAGCAAGTCCGAGATCGTCATGCGTCTGCTGTCGGCCGAGGCGAAGATCAAGCTGGCCGACATGCGGTCGGGCCGGATGAGCGACGACGACTGGACGCGGCTGGCCCGGCGGATGAGCGAAATCAGCGAGGCCCCGCTGTACATCGACGATTCGCCGAACCTGACGATGATGGAGATCCGCGCCAAGGCGCGCCGGCTCGCGCAGAAGTCCGGGCTGCGGCTGATCGTGGTGGACTACATGCAGCTGATGACGTCGGGCAAGAAGTACGAGTCACGCCAGCAGGAGGTCTCGGACTTCTCGCGAAGCCTGAAGCTGATGGCTAAGGAGCTCGACGTCCCGGTGATCGCGATCAGCCAGCTGAACCGTGGTCCCGAGCAGCGCACCGACAAGCGGCCGCAGGTCTCCGATCTTCGCGAGTCGGGCTCGCTGGAGCAGGACGCCGACATGGTCATCCTGTTGCACCGGCCGGACGCGTTCGAGCGCGACGACCCCCGCGGCGGCGAGGCGGACCTGATTCTCGGCAAGCACCGCAACGGCCCGACCAAGACGATCACCGTCGCGCACCAGCTGCACTACTCGCGCTTCGCGAACATGGCCAAGCAGTAA
- the rplI gene encoding 50S ribosomal protein L9, with protein MKLILTADVEHLGVSGDIVEVKDGYGRNYLLPRGLAVVASRGAERQAEEIRRAREQKAIQSREHAVELKSALEGLGSVQLSVKAAPDTGKLFGSVTSADVVAAIKNAGGPNLDKRTVQLPKAHIKTTGTHPVSVKLHPEIAASLSLEVVAAQ; from the coding sequence ATGAAACTGATTCTCACCGCCGACGTCGAGCACCTGGGCGTCTCCGGCGACATCGTCGAGGTCAAGGACGGCTACGGCCGCAACTACCTGCTGCCCCGCGGGCTGGCCGTGGTGGCCTCCCGCGGCGCCGAGCGCCAGGCCGAGGAGATCCGCCGGGCGCGCGAGCAGAAGGCCATCCAGAGCCGCGAGCACGCTGTCGAGCTCAAGAGCGCCCTGGAGGGCCTGGGTTCGGTCCAGCTGTCGGTCAAGGCGGCGCCCGACACCGGCAAGCTGTTCGGTTCGGTGACGTCGGCCGACGTCGTCGCCGCGATCAAGAACGCGGGCGGCCCGAACCTCGACAAGCGGACCGTGCAGCTGCCCAAGGCGCACATCAAGACGACGGGCACCCATCCCGTGTCGGTGAAGCTGCATCCGGAGATCGCCGCTTCGCTGTCGCTGGAAGTCGTCGCCGCGCAGTAA
- the rpsR gene encoding 30S ribosomal protein S18: MAKSTKRRPAPEKPVKTRKCVFCSKKGQKIDYKDTALLRTYISERGKIRARRVTGNCVQHQRDIAIAVKNAREVALLPFTSSTR, encoded by the coding sequence ATGGCCAAGAGCACGAAGCGTCGGCCGGCACCGGAGAAGCCGGTCAAGACTCGCAAGTGCGTCTTCTGCTCCAAGAAGGGGCAGAAGATCGACTACAAGGACACCGCGCTGCTGCGCACCTACATCAGCGAGCGCGGCAAGATCCGCGCCCGCCGCGTCACCGGCAACTGCGTGCAGCACCAGCGTGACATCGCGATCGCCGTGAAGAACGCGCGCGAGGTCGCCCTGCTGCCGTTCACCTCGTCGACGCGATAG
- a CDS encoding single-stranded DNA-binding protein, producing MAGDTTITIVGNLTADPELRFTPSGAAVANFTVASTPRVYDRQTGEWKDGEALFLRCNIWREAAENVAESLTRGSRVIVQGRLKQRSFETREGEKRTVVEVEVDEIGPSLRYATAKVNKVTRGGGSGGGFGGGGGARMEQPKDDPWGSAPASGSFAGADDEPPF from the coding sequence GTGGCTGGTGACACCACCATCACCATCGTCGGAAACCTGACCGCCGATCCGGAGCTCCGCTTCACGCCGTCGGGCGCGGCCGTCGCCAACTTCACCGTGGCGTCGACCCCCCGTGTCTACGACCGCCAGACCGGCGAGTGGAAGGACGGCGAGGCGCTGTTCCTGCGCTGCAACATCTGGCGCGAGGCCGCGGAGAACGTGGCCGAGAGCCTGACCCGCGGTTCGCGGGTGATCGTGCAGGGCCGGCTCAAGCAGCGTTCGTTCGAAACCCGCGAGGGGGAGAAGCGCACGGTCGTCGAGGTCGAGGTCGATGAGATCGGCCCGTCGCTGCGCTACGCCACCGCCAAGGTCAACAAGGTCACCCGCGGCGGTGGTAGCGGTGGCGGATTCGGCGGCGGCGGTGGTGCGCGGATGGAGCAGCCGAAGGACGACCCGTGGGGCAGCGCCCCGGCGTCGGGTTCGTTCGCCGGTGCCGACGACGAGCCACCCTTCTGA
- the rpsF gene encoding 30S ribosomal protein S6: MRPYEIMVILDPTLDERTVAPSLETFLNVIRKDGGTVEKVDIWGRRRLAYEIAKHSEGIYAVIDVKANPATVTELDRQLSLNESVLRTKVLRTDKH; encoded by the coding sequence ATGCGTCCATACGAAATCATGGTCATTCTCGACCCCACCCTTGACGAGCGCACCGTAGCTCCGTCCCTGGAAACGTTCCTCAACGTCATCCGCAAGGACGGCGGGACTGTCGAAAAGGTCGACATCTGGGGACGCCGCCGGCTGGCCTACGAGATCGCCAAGCACTCCGAGGGCATCTACGCGGTGATCGACGTCAAGGCCAACCCGGCCACGGTGACCGAGCTCGACCGTCAGCTCAGCCTCAATGAGTCCGTTCTGCGGACCAAGGTGCTGCGGACCGACAAGCACTAG
- a CDS encoding DJ-1/PfpI family protein produces MLVAIPLFDRFTALDAIGPYEVLQRVPSIDVVFVGHRRGEVRSDNGMLGVTADRTFAEVDRPDVVVFPGGIGTRTLIDDEAVLEWVRSAHRHTRFTTSVCTGSLVLAAAGLLTGLTTTTHWRATELLESLGAQYVPQRVVEHVPQRIITAAGVSSGIDMALRLVELLVGRDAAEAAQLMIEYDPQPPFAAGSTAKASEAVRDLAAEYFRHRS; encoded by the coding sequence ATGCTGGTGGCCATTCCGTTGTTCGACCGGTTCACCGCGTTGGACGCCATCGGTCCCTACGAGGTGCTGCAGCGCGTGCCGTCGATCGACGTGGTGTTCGTCGGCCACCGGCGCGGAGAGGTGCGCTCCGACAACGGGATGCTCGGGGTGACGGCGGATCGGACGTTCGCCGAGGTGGACCGGCCGGACGTCGTGGTGTTCCCGGGAGGCATCGGGACCCGCACGCTGATCGACGACGAGGCGGTGCTCGAGTGGGTCCGCTCGGCGCACCGGCACACGCGGTTCACGACGTCGGTGTGCACCGGCAGCCTGGTGCTGGCAGCGGCGGGACTGCTGACCGGCCTGACCACGACCACGCACTGGCGTGCGACGGAGCTGCTGGAATCGCTGGGCGCGCAGTATGTCCCGCAGCGTGTCGTCGAGCATGTGCCGCAGCGGATCATCACGGCGGCCGGGGTGTCCAGCGGAATCGACATGGCGCTGCGGCTGGTGGAACTGCTGGTCGGCCGTGACGCCGCCGAGGCGGCTCAGCTGATGATCGAGTACGACCCGCAGCCGCCGTTCGCCGCGGGCAGCACGGCCAAGGCGTCGGAGGCGGTGCGCGACCTCGCGGCGGAGTACTTCCGGCACCGGTCGTAG
- a CDS encoding glycosyltransferase family 87 protein, which produces MTEVGGEDAGESREFVSPARLAKDVRSFSERDLPSRTDTIGAALSDVIGGPVGRHALIGRQRFMTPLRVMLIIALVFLSLGYATKAACLQTTGTGTADQRVGNWANQRAYYQLCYSDTVPLYTAELLNLGKFPYKSSWVEKDSDGKPKIQYDGNVAVRYMEYPVLTGLYQYLSMALAKTYTALTKLVSVPIIAEVVMFFNIAAFGLALAWLITVWAASQLAGPRRVWDAALVAASPILIFQIFTNFDALATAFATGALLAWARRKPWLAGALIGLGVAAKLYPLLLLLPLAVLALRTGKLREVGKTALTAFVAWLVVNLPIMVLFPRGWSEFFRLNTRRGDDMDSIYNVIKSFTGWRGFDPDLGFWEPPTVTNTVTAVLFGACCIAIGYIALTARQRPRVAQLAFLVVAAFLLTNKVWSPQFSLWLVPLAVLALPHRRILLAWMTIDALVWVPRMLYLFGEENMGLPEQPFTITVLLRDIAVVALCVLVIRRIYHPELDLVRMRGAVDDPAGGVFDGAPDAPPRWLPDWLRPDADRVRTEPEPELAARG; this is translated from the coding sequence GTGACCGAGGTGGGGGGAGAGGACGCGGGCGAGTCGAGAGAGTTCGTCTCGCCCGCCCGTCTTGCCAAGGATGTGCGCAGCTTCAGCGAGCGCGACCTGCCCAGCCGGACCGACACGATCGGCGCGGCGCTCTCGGATGTCATCGGCGGACCGGTCGGCAGGCACGCGCTGATCGGGCGGCAGCGGTTCATGACCCCGCTGCGGGTCATGCTGATCATCGCGCTGGTGTTCCTGTCGCTGGGCTACGCGACGAAGGCGGCGTGCCTGCAGACCACCGGCACCGGCACCGCCGACCAACGGGTCGGCAACTGGGCGAACCAGCGTGCCTACTACCAGCTGTGCTACTCCGACACCGTCCCGCTCTACACCGCCGAACTGCTGAATCTCGGCAAGTTCCCGTACAAGTCGAGTTGGGTGGAGAAGGACTCCGACGGCAAGCCGAAGATCCAGTACGACGGCAACGTCGCGGTGCGCTACATGGAGTATCCGGTGCTGACCGGGCTCTACCAGTACCTGTCGATGGCGCTGGCCAAGACCTACACCGCGCTGACCAAACTGGTGTCGGTGCCGATCATCGCCGAGGTGGTGATGTTCTTCAACATCGCCGCGTTCGGTCTGGCGCTGGCGTGGCTGATCACGGTGTGGGCGGCGTCGCAGCTGGCCGGTCCGCGCCGGGTGTGGGACGCGGCGCTGGTGGCGGCCTCGCCGATCCTGATCTTCCAGATCTTCACCAACTTCGACGCGCTGGCAACGGCTTTCGCGACCGGGGCGCTGCTGGCGTGGGCGCGCCGAAAACCCTGGCTCGCGGGGGCGCTGATCGGGTTGGGGGTGGCGGCCAAGCTGTACCCGCTGCTGCTGCTCCTGCCGCTGGCGGTGCTGGCGCTGCGCACCGGCAAGCTGCGCGAGGTGGGCAAGACCGCGCTGACGGCGTTCGTGGCGTGGCTGGTGGTGAACCTGCCGATCATGGTGCTGTTCCCGCGCGGATGGTCGGAGTTCTTCCGGCTCAACACCCGTCGCGGCGACGACATGGACTCGATCTACAACGTGATCAAGTCGTTCACCGGGTGGCGGGGCTTCGATCCGGATCTCGGGTTCTGGGAGCCGCCGACCGTCACCAACACGGTGACGGCGGTGCTGTTCGGCGCGTGCTGCATCGCGATCGGCTACATCGCGTTGACCGCCAGGCAGCGGCCGCGGGTGGCGCAGCTGGCGTTCCTGGTGGTGGCGGCGTTCCTGCTGACGAACAAGGTGTGGAGCCCGCAGTTCTCGCTGTGGCTGGTGCCGCTGGCGGTGCTGGCGCTGCCGCATCGGCGGATTCTGTTGGCGTGGATGACGATTGACGCGCTGGTGTGGGTGCCGCGGATGCTGTACCTGTTCGGCGAGGAGAACATGGGGCTGCCCGAGCAGCCGTTCACGATCACGGTGCTGCTGCGCGACATCGCGGTGGTGGCGCTGTGCGTGCTGGTGATCCGCCGGATCTACCACCCGGAACTGGACCTGGTGCGGATGCGCGGTGCGGTCGACGACCCGGCGGGCGGGGTGTTCGACGGCGCCCCCGACGCACCGCCGCGGTGGCTGCCGGACTGGCTGCGCCCCGACGCCGATCGGGTGCGCACCGAGCCGGAGCCCGAACTCGCCGCGCGCGGCTGA